The Methanomicrobiales archaeon HGW-Methanomicrobiales-1 genome includes a region encoding these proteins:
- a CDS encoding lipoprotein-releasing system ATP-binding protein LolD, whose protein sequence is MQPAIQFEDVVKIYPLKSGDVTALNHISFEVQRGEFISIMGPSGSGKSTLLTLMGCLDKPTSGNIFMSGVPIRDMSDMELTSLRRDRIGFIFQYFNLFPLLNIIENVSFPQMLKSGVNEARAREVLRAVQLDEKLYTHTPMELSGGQQQRVAIARSLINDPDILLCDEPTGNLDSKTGASIMELMTELNKNGATIIVVTHDPNVANYTNRTIRIVDGCIAS, encoded by the coding sequence ATGCAACCGGCCATCCAGTTCGAGGATGTGGTGAAGATCTACCCTCTCAAGTCGGGGGATGTAACGGCACTCAATCATATCTCATTTGAGGTACAGCGGGGGGAGTTCATCTCGATCATGGGACCATCGGGATCAGGTAAATCAACCCTCCTCACCCTCATGGGATGTCTTGACAAACCTACCTCCGGGAATATCTTTATGAGCGGGGTCCCGATCCGGGATATGTCCGACATGGAACTGACCTCCCTGCGCAGGGACCGGATCGGTTTCATCTTCCAGTACTTCAACCTCTTCCCGCTCTTGAACATCATCGAGAACGTCAGTTTTCCCCAGATGCTCAAGTCCGGAGTCAACGAGGCTCGGGCGCGGGAAGTGCTCCGGGCAGTCCAGCTGGACGAAAAACTCTACACGCATACACCCATGGAATTGTCCGGGGGCCAGCAGCAACGGGTAGCGATCGCCCGCTCTCTCATCAACGATCCCGACATCCTCCTGTGCGATGAACCTACGGGAAACCTCGATTCTAAAACGGGGGCAAGTATCATGGAGCTCATGACGGAACTCAACAAAAACGGCGCTACGATCATTGTCGTGACGCACGATCCCAATGTGGCGAATTATACGAACCGGACGATCCGGATTGTTGACGGGTGTATTGCCTCATGA